From Fusarium oxysporum f. sp. lycopersici 4287 chromosome 10, whole genome shotgun sequence, the proteins below share one genomic window:
- a CDS encoding hypothetical protein (At least one base has a quality score < 10), with translation MQIKALLITPLVAAGVVSAAPKASSTPKSTFFQGLALRSASPIHFNYIQANKESFELKLKKQEASCDDGKHHNDVTFYLYNDELWLYSVGNPGQQAYVDLSGMGQGKFGYTTGAQPMPRNGQRKGWKIDKDGMLTFDGSSFVACPNGDNLEKTSWSVWVYNSIDNPGGNKNCLPFSVKAAKVKKPVGCLYSQVQPDE, from the coding sequence ATGCAGATCAaggctcttctcatcactccCCTCGTCGCCGCTGGCGTCGTCTCTGCTGCCCCCAAGGCCAGCAGCACTCCCAAGTCCACCTTCTTCCAAGGTCTCGCCCTCCGCTCCGCCAGCCCCATCCACTTCAACTACATCCAGGCCAACAAGGAGTCCTTCGagctgaagctcaagaagcaggAGGCCAGCTGTGACGACGGCAAGCACCACAACGATGTCACCTTCTACCTCTACAACGACGAGCTCTGGCTCTACTCCGTCGGCAACCCTGGCCAGCAGGCCTACGTCGACCTTTCCGGCATGGGCCAGGGCAAGTTCGGCTACACCACTGGCGCTCAGCCCATGCCCCGTAACGGCCAGCGCAAGGGCTGGAAGATCGACAAGGACGGCATGCTCACCTTCGACGGTTCCAGCTTCGTTGCCTGCCCCAACGGAGACAACCTCGAGAAGACCTCTTGGTCTGTCTGGGTCTACAACAGCATCGACAACCCTGGCGGTAACAAGAACTGCCTTCCCTTCTCTGTCAAGGCCGCCAAGGTTAAGAAGCCTGTTGGCTGCTTGTACTCTCAGGTCCAGCCCGACGAGTAA
- a CDS encoding PUA domain-containing protein → MFKKEIQGSPKQKLKSSVQRSLRQGLLDTYPLLNPYIDEILPKKASLSSMKLTDRNTLYVLDSTPLFYQQDLTGILIPHLRLVHRFPQAFPSIRIDRGAIRFVLSGATLMAPGLTSPGGRLPADGAPEGLQEGKEMDQKMDEEGRWSRELVKGEPVVVIAEGKEEACAVGTLVVGTKEVKAKGKGPVIEDAHYLGDGLWNLSTE, encoded by the exons ATGTTCAAGAAAGA AATCCAGGGCTCACCGAAGCAAAAGCTCAAATCATCCGTCCAGCGCTCCCTTCGCCAGGGCCTTCTCGACACATACCCTCTTCTCAACCCCTACATCGACGAGATCCTGCCCAAGAAGGCCTCCCTCTCAAGCATGAAGCTGACCGACCGCAACACCCTCTACGTTCTCGACTCGACACCTCTCTTCTACCAACAGGATCTCACTGGCATCCTCATTCCTCACCTCCGTCTCGTACACCGATTCCCTCAAGCGTTCCCCAGCATTCGCATAGACCGTGGTGCCATTCGGTTCGTCCTCTCGGGCGCTACCCTCATGGCCCCTGGCTTGACTTCCCCAGGAGGCAGACTGCCTGCCGATGGTGCCCCCGAGGGTCTACAAGAGGGCAAGGAGATGGATCAGAAGATGGACGAGGAGGGGAGATGGAGCAGAGAGCTTGTCAAGGGTGAGCCTGTGGTTGTCATAGCTGAGGGCAAGGAGGAGGCCTGCGCAGTGGGAACACTTGTCGTGGGAACCAAGgaggtcaaggccaagggcaagggaCCCGTGATTGAGGACGCGCATTATTTGGGCGATGGACTGTGGAACTTAAGCACTGAGTAA